In Heteronotia binoei isolate CCM8104 ecotype False Entrance Well chromosome 1, APGP_CSIRO_Hbin_v1, whole genome shotgun sequence, the genomic window taacctccgccctcttgagaacttcagtgttggtcacaaagtcactccagtggatgttgaggatggtgcgaaggcagcgctgatgaaagcgctcaaggagtcgcaggtgatgatggtataaaacccacgattcggagccgtagatgagggttgtcatcacaaccgctttgtaaacattgatctttgtgccttttttcagatgcttgttgctccacactcttttgtgcagtcggccaaatgcacggtttgcctttgccagcctgttgtcaatctccttgtcgatcttggcatctgaggagatgatgcaccccaggtagctgaactgctggactgtcttcagaagtgattcacccacagtgatgcagggagggtgataatcttcctggggtgcaggctggtggagaacttctgtcttcttcagactaacttctaggccgaatagcttggcagcctctgcaaagcaggacgtcatatgctgcagagctgataccgagtgggagacgagtgcagcatcatcagcaaacagtagctctcggataagtttttccattgtcttggagtgagcgtttagtcgcctcaggttgaacaggctgccatcggtgcgatagcggatatagacaccattgtcatcatctagatctactgcggctctttgaagcatcatgctaaagaagatcgtaaagagagttggcgcgagaacgcagccttgctttacacctgtgcctattgggaagggctccgagaggtcgttgcagtgtctgacctggcctcactggtcttcatgtagctggatgatcatgctgaggaaccttgcgggacatcctaaacgttccaagatttgccacaggcctttcctgctaacggtatcgaaagctttggtaaggtcgacaaaagtcacatatagacccttgttctgttccctgcatttctcttggagctgcctgagaacaaataccatgtcggtggtgctcctgttagctctgaagccgcactggctctctgggaggagttcttctgcaatggtgggcaccagtctgttcaggagtattctggcaaggattttgcctgcgatggagagcagggttatcccccggtagttggagcagtctgacttttcccctttgttcttgtgtagagtgatgatgattgcattgcgaaagtcctgtggtagtttgccttgttcccagcaggtgacaagtactttgtgaagtgtgcttccagatctctggtgggattccatcaactcccgctgccttgccacttttcagttgcttgatggctttaacagtctcttctagggtggggatctcatccaactctgttttcactggttgaagtggggtgaggtggattgctgaatcttgaactacgcggttggcactgaagagaacctgaaaatactctgaccaccggttcagtatggataccttgtttgtgaggagcacttggccgtctgcactacgcaagggactctgagcctgatttgatgggccatatactgccttcagggcttcgtagaaccctcttaaatcaccagtgtctgcacacagctgggttctctcagcaagcttggtccaccactcgttctgaatgtctcgaagcttgcgctggaggttgctacatgcagcgcgaaagattgcttttttcccaggacaggagggctgagcaagatgtgcttggtaggcagatctctttttcgctagtaattcttggatctcttgattattctcgtcaaaccagtccttgttcttccttgtggagaacccgaggacttcttcagagatcaacaggatggtagtttttaggtgttcccagagtgcttctggagaagggtctgtggggcaactggggtcctcaattcttgtctggagttttgcctggaaggcagctttaacttcggctgactgaaggctgccaacttgaagcttcctccgagggatacctcctctcctgggtttgggtttaaagtgaagacggagattgcagcgtacaagacaatgatccgtatgacattttgcactgggcattactcaggtgtgtaagacatctcgaaggtctctctggcacaccagaatgtagtcgataaggtgccagtgcttggaccgtgggtgcatccaggttgtcttcaggctgttctgctgaaagatagtgttggtgatggtgagctggtgagctggtgctccatgcagaattctagcaggaggcgcccgttatcattgcagttgccaatgccgtgtttgccaagtactcctttccaggcttccgagtctttacctactctggcattgaagtcgccaaggatgatcaccttgtcctctgtaggggtcttccatacgaggttgcgtagatcagcatagaacttgttcttttctgcaggatctgcttgaagggttggagcatacacactgaagagtgttgcatgctgcttgttttgaagtgggaggcgcatggacatgatgcgatctgagtgacctgttggcagttattcgagtttggaggcaatggagttcctgaccatgaagccaacgccagaaaggcggctctcagcctttgacttacccgaccagtagagggtatagccagcaccgtgttctcgaagactaccttcctcagggaaatgctATGTCagtattcaacctgagaagttcgtgagcaactagagcagagtgtcaTTCAGGGTGACccctgtctactgtgtcaagcatggttctgatgttccaacacgcaagctttagtctttgcgcactttgtgaggcaggtgcatgccttttctttgttgttattttttgactgcaagtaaggatgcccgttgaccgcggctagccaactgggggggggggagacgagctttgtttaggccaccttttctaggcccctctccgtgcggagcaagcagtgctgtccctagataaggctgcttggttgttcagggtgctgccaaaaaatgctttcgtctccgggtcagcatcaggcgaccaataccctgaaccgcctacatgcaggatcgggactgcggcttccagtggcatcttccacctgccgtttcgccccttgcccatcgctgcaggacttggtgtgttgtgggttgtggatgtggatatgcccttcaggcctgcgcagaggaatttttaggtgaagcgcagtgtgcgcagtactggctccaccctttcaccttggggtcatctgccatggcccagtaagctgggatgccggcagcgagtcctccaggtgataggtgttacattaacgagctctatctgcccgggtttgatgttagagttttccttctcttggctgacgaggttggtgagcccagcctgcccatccggttataccgccggacattcggtcgcaccatgacgtggcaaactctgtgagaaacggggggggggggaccagtgggaaggtgttgccatggatgcagtaatgcaggagaggccattgcagtgaccatctgcctggcatagccggacagtgaccacgcggcgttcactacaccgggaaaggagaggctatgtattgcgcatacactttccctggggggggcaggatacccaagagggagcccactccccctccccccccagtcacAACTAAATCCCATGGAAACTGCAGACATGTACTTGCTTATGATTTCAGTGGTGCCCTGAAATCAGTGTTTTATTTCTCTTAAGTGCATTTTGAAAATATGTATAGTAACACCCAAATAACCCAGAATAACTCAAGAATGAGAATGTGGATCAGTCTACAAAGAAACATACGCGAGCTGTTATAGACTTGAGCCTTAAATGTTCATCTGATAGTTCCATACATGTGCATTAAAATCCTTATGTGAATTTCTCAAGGGAAATGTAACATCTGAAGAATTCTGTAAAAAAAGGCAGCAAAATCATTTGTGTTCCTGCTCTTTCAGCCAGGACTAGAtggacatgttttttgagggggggggggcaaaattaaaaaatggtgtccccttatggacccattctaccttatgggcccatagaatagaattgaCTCCATACCCTATTTGGCACCTCTCCTCcagtggcacccagggcaagcaccccccccctctgccccctctaGATCCGGCCTGGCTTTCAGCCCCTGTTTTGGCCCTGCTGTGTATGGAATTATTCTAAGTGCAGTAGAGAATAGCAGATTTGGATCTGTTAGGATGATTAAGTATGGAGATTAAACAGGAGGCCTCATATGCAGCTGCTGTATGGTGAGGCTTTCTCTGTCTCTTAAACAAAGATAGTGATCAAATATTATTAGGGTGTTCATTTAATATAATTCTATACTGCTTTTCCtacaagaagagccccgtggcgcagagtgttaaagctgcagtactgcagtcctaaactctgctcacgacctgagttcgatccctggtggaagctgggttttcaggtagctggctggagactgactcagccttccatccttctgaggttggtaaaatgagtacccagctggagATGGGTATaaaagtagatgactggggaaggcaatggcaaaccaccccgtaaaaagtctgctgtgaaaacgttgtgagagcagagtcaccccagagtcggaaacgactggtggttgcacaggggacctttccttcctttcctacaAAGCCCAGAGTGGCTTCCAGTCATAAGCATTCCATATACATAAATAATTAAAGCATCAGAAGCACTGAAAGTTAAAAATAACAATGAACAAATACTGCCATTTCCATTTTTGAAGCCCTCTCCCCAATACTAGACACCTGCATCAACAACTTGTTGGCCTTCCaaggcagctggttggccactgtgcaagcTCCAAATCTGAAACATTCACTTTTTCAGCTGAAAACATGAATATGTTATAACCTTCAATTTGCCCTTTACAGAGAGCATGTCGCTGGCTTCTTGGTTCAGGTGGAATGAGCCCCCAAGACGAATTTCCGAGAGGAGCCCCACAGAAATGGTGATAGAAACCCTTATGATGGAGCTGGGGTGGCAAATTAAGGAAGCTGAGAAACAGCAGCGGGACAGAGAGAATGAGTACCGCAAGATAAAGACAGGTGTGGACTATAGCTGGCTGATTAGTTACCAGAAACACAACTATGATATCAGTCCAGGGGAGCGTCTGCAACTGGAGGACTTGTGTTCCAAAATCCACCCCTCCTACTGTGGTCCTGTTGTTATCAGGTATGGTGAAGTCTTTGATCATCAAGAACTTCTGTGTTTGCCATGAAAATTCAGGACTGTGACAAGAGAATTCTTTTGTGGGTGGCCTAGGATTTGATGACAGTggataattcttgttcttcatttttattttattttatattttttgcaaaATGAGGGAAATGCTACATGTTTCATAGTGGTGCATGTCTGAGTACATATGATACTGAAGAAACTTTTTTACCCTATCACATATTTGGTTTACATACCTGGTTAGCAGTGttcccagtttgatgtagtggttaagtgcgtggattcttttctgggagaaccaggtttgattccccactcctcaatatacacctgctgatgtgaccttgggtcaaccacaagttct contains:
- the RD3 gene encoding protein RD3 isoform X2, with translation MSLASWFRWNEPPRRISERSPTEMVIETLMMELGWQIKEAEKQQRDRENEYRKIKTGVDYSWLISYQKHNYDISPGERLQLEDLCSKIHPSYCGPVVIRFRQLITEYEPEAPEVSRLFRSALHDVLEKMKEEEEAKKLARQWNTKHRTSLSLTTFKSRSRISPFSSDIKTISEDVERGTDPTRRVWSMPEFRSTRDY